In one Nicotiana tomentosiformis chromosome 6, ASM39032v3, whole genome shotgun sequence genomic region, the following are encoded:
- the LOC138894133 gene encoding uncharacterized mitochondrial protein AtMg00860-like has product MVSSDGINVDPKKIEAVQSWPKPSSATEIQSFLGLAGYYRRFVESFSYIDAPLTRLTQKGAPFRWSDECEVSFQKLKTALTTTPVLVFPTRSGSYTVYCDATRIRLGVVLMHGNRVISYASR; this is encoded by the coding sequence ATGGTGTCAAGTGACGGGATCAacgtagatccgaagaagattgaggcagttcagagttggcccaaaccgtcttcagctactgagatccagagtttccttggtttggctggatATTATCGCCGTTTTGTAGAGAGTTTCTCGTACATTgatgcacctttgactagattgacccagaagggtgcccctttcagatggtccgacgagtgtgaggtgagctttcaaaagctcaagactgcattgactacgaccccagtgttggtgttccCTACACGTTctgggtcttacactgtgtattgtgatgcaacACGTATTAGGCTTGGCGTAGTGTTGATGCATGGCaatagggtgatttcctatgcatctcggtag